A genomic segment from Saprospiraceae bacterium encodes:
- a CDS encoding T9SS type A sorting domain-containing protein, with protein sequence MYLLGPFFRPIFVSELQTIPQLSKLILTTVIILLNIPMSLGQQVWPGDINNNGIVNNIDVLYWAVAKGATGDSRLSPTTDWVSQDLPAVLWDMSFPDGLNFSFADCDGDGDVDDDDKTVIENNFGLVHGTVIPDDYANGNAETDPVLLLTPNATVIPPGGTLEANLSLGTSTDSITNFYGVAFTVIYDPDVVGNQGNDFRLDILDDTWMNGMGDDKVIQFIKNDRNTGVAQIAIVRKNQQTVGGFGDIGTFSIVMEDIVVGLTTINTTDIKMVDLGLIDAPIAPSDFAFSVDSTTATIVPITRKGIKLFPNPATGQEVTIELEHPTEKIRLVQLFDVNGRLLSSKRFDAIESKQQFHIGDYPAGIYTFKVITDKRMYIQSFFR encoded by the coding sequence ATGTATTTGCTAGGTCCCTTTTTCCGCCCCATCTTTGTATCAGAATTACAAACAATCCCACAATTGAGCAAGCTAATTCTAACGACAGTTATAATCCTATTAAACATCCCTATGAGCCTGGGCCAGCAAGTTTGGCCAGGTGACATTAACAACAATGGTATCGTCAATAACATTGACGTGCTGTACTGGGCAGTGGCAAAAGGTGCTACTGGAGATAGCAGGCTTAGTCCGACCACCGATTGGGTGAGTCAGGACTTGCCAGCTGTTCTTTGGGACATGAGTTTCCCCGATGGTTTGAATTTTTCTTTTGCAGATTGTGATGGCGACGGCGATGTAGATGATGATGATAAGACGGTCATTGAAAATAATTTTGGACTAGTCCACGGTACGGTCATCCCTGATGATTATGCCAATGGGAATGCCGAAACAGACCCCGTTTTATTGTTGACACCTAATGCTACCGTCATCCCTCCCGGCGGAACGTTGGAAGCCAATTTGTCGCTAGGTACATCCACTGACAGTATCACCAACTTCTACGGCGTTGCCTTTACGGTGATTTATGATCCGGATGTTGTGGGCAACCAGGGAAATGATTTCCGGCTGGATATCCTGGATGATACCTGGATGAATGGCATGGGAGACGATAAGGTGATCCAATTTATCAAGAACGACAGAAATACGGGGGTAGCCCAGATCGCTATCGTTCGCAAAAACCAGCAAACAGTTGGTGGTTTCGGAGATATTGGCACCTTTTCCATCGTGATGGAAGACATCGTTGTTGGTCTCACTACGATCAATACGACAGACATCAAAATGGTGGATTTGGGCTTGATCGATGCACCCATTGCGCCTTCTGATTTTGCCTTTTCAGTGGATTCTACCACGGCAACCATCGTACCGATTACCAGGAAAGGCATCAAGCTGTTTCCCAATCCTGCAACAGGCCAGGAAGTCACGATTGAACTGGAACACCCAACGGAAAAGATCAGGCTTGTCCAGCTTTTCGATGTCAATGGCCGATTGTTATCTAGCAAACGATTTGATGCCATCGAAAGTAAACAGCAGTTCCATATTGGTGATTATCCAGCGGGTATTTATACTTTCAAAGTGATCACAGATAAGCGAATGTATATTCAAAGTTTTTTTAGATAG